The Rhizoctonia solani chromosome 13, complete sequence nucleotide sequence CACTTCTGGAGCCCGAGCGCTTCTCGGCCATCACCACCTACACATTCGGGGATCACGGTCGTGGCTGTTCACCACTGCGCACTCAACAATAGTCTTATTTGTGGGTGATACCTTGGTACGGcgctgatttcagctcatCAAGGGTTAAAAAGGTGCGCCAGTGGTAGCCGTCAAGGCATTTTGCTTTCATCCAAGCCATGGTAGGGTATCCATATCCTCTGATTCCTACTCCTCCTGGAGACTGGAAGAATAACATCTACGACCTCAATGCAATTCGAATGGCGGGAATCCATAACATTTTATCAGGGCATTCAACTCTGTGTTTTATCATGCACCCAACGTGGAGCCAGAAGATGTCCCTGGGTTCATGAGGTATTGTCTAGCTATTGTATGTAGTCTGCTCCAATTAGTTCGAGAATCGTGGGCCTGACCGGTGTTATGTAGGTGGACAGTCTACACGAGCACCATACTACTGAAGAAGCCACGGCTTTTCCTGCTTTGTAAGTTACTGTCATCCGATTTCCTCAGTGTGTTCTAATAGCTCTATTAGTGAAGCTAAACTTGGAAAGGGCACTATGGATGGCAATATCACGCAGCACGCAGAATTTATGCCCAAGTTCAACGAATGGTCGGGCCTCTGTAAAAGTATAGTAGCGAAGGAGACCACGTACAACGCGGCTGAATTCTTGAACCCTCTAAGGGCCAGTATGGACGCACTACATCCTCACTTCGTGGATGAGATTGCAACACTGGAGGTAAGTCAACGCATGACAAGTCATAAGTATTAGAATCCAAGACCTTTTTTATAGTCTTCTGTCTTAAAGAAGCATTTCAGCGAAGCTGAGCTGCGTGAACTTGAGAAGCGTATTGCAGCAAAGGTTCATGAGCAGTCCTCGATATGGAATGCCCCTTGATAGTAGTCAATACCGATCTGGACTTCAACTCATGGTTCCCACCGGTATGGAGTTTTTGGCTACTTCGTACATTTCAGTTCTAACTAAAGGTTATCAAGGTTCCTGCACCAGCTATGTTTGTTTTACGACACGTTGTGATAAACTTTATGGGCGACATGTGGAAATATGGCCAGTGCGACAAGTACATGCGGCTAAAAGACGAGTTCAAATCTATGTATGGCCTTTAACTATCTTTCTGTGGGCTGATTGATTGCTCTGATCATAA carries:
- a CDS encoding Hemerythrin HHE cation binding domain, whose amino-acid sequence is MVGAFNSVFYHAPNVEPEDVPGFMRYCLAIVDSLHEHHTTEEATAFPAFEAKLGKGTMDGNITQHAEFMPKFNEWSGLCKSIVAKETTYNAAEFLNPLRASMDALHPHFVDEIATLESSVLKKHFSEAELRELEKLVNTDLDFNSWFPPVPAPAMFVLRHVVINFMGDMWKYGQCDKYMRLKDEFKSMYGL